A DNA window from Kitasatospora atroaurantiaca contains the following coding sequences:
- a CDS encoding GAF domain-containing sensor histidine kinase: METPPAESSPAERAERAGSSPDQAPHRVPEIASLGLDTLVTEVSERLQSAAAVTDRMQRLLEAVVSVGAGLDLHATLQRIATAAAELVDAKYAALGVISPQGHGLSDFIHVGVDDATAAAIGELPTGRGILGVLIDRPEPLRLADLAGDPRSSGFPPHHPPMKSFLGEPIRVRDEVFGNLYLTEKLNGNAFTPEDAQVVHALAAAAGVAIENSRLYEEGRRRERWIAGAAAVTTALLSTDEAQSALTVAAEQVQELADAALGMILLPTGDGQMRVAHASGEAAEFVTGELLPVTSFASRLIAGESVYIEDMSTDPTVGLRLARSFGASMAVPMIATGRVLGGLCVWRRRGAPPFTDAEKLLAETFASQSALALRLAEGQRDQQRLAVFQDRDRIARDLHDLVIQRLFATGMMLESAARRSVVPEVQAGIGKAVDELDATIQEVRTTIYALQHDDHGDEPDNLRTRVLREGSQAAAALGFKPSVTFMGPVESLVGEKTGRQLLAALREMLSNTARHARASRVGVEVDATVHLDADGHPVSGDPESLDRAGRPGVLLTVTDDGVGIPDGGRRSGLRNLTRRAETLGGDAWHEPGPHGKGTRVRWSARL, from the coding sequence ATGGAGACCCCACCCGCCGAGAGCTCCCCCGCCGAGCGCGCCGAGCGCGCCGGGAGCTCACCGGACCAGGCCCCCCACCGAGTCCCCGAGATCGCCTCACTCGGCCTCGACACCCTGGTCACCGAGGTCTCCGAGCGCCTGCAGTCCGCCGCCGCCGTCACCGACCGGATGCAGCGGCTCCTCGAAGCCGTCGTGTCCGTCGGCGCCGGGCTCGACCTGCACGCCACCCTCCAGCGCATCGCCACCGCCGCCGCCGAACTGGTCGACGCCAAGTACGCGGCCCTCGGCGTGATCTCCCCGCAAGGGCACGGCCTCTCCGACTTCATCCACGTCGGCGTGGACGACGCCACCGCCGCCGCGATCGGTGAACTGCCCACCGGACGCGGCATCCTCGGCGTGCTGATCGACCGACCGGAGCCGCTCCGCCTGGCCGACCTCGCGGGTGACCCCCGCTCCTCCGGCTTCCCCCCGCACCATCCGCCGATGAAGTCCTTCCTCGGCGAGCCGATCCGGGTACGCGACGAGGTCTTCGGCAACCTCTATCTGACCGAGAAACTGAACGGCAACGCCTTCACCCCGGAGGACGCCCAGGTGGTGCACGCCCTCGCGGCCGCCGCCGGCGTCGCCATCGAGAACTCCCGGCTGTACGAGGAGGGCCGCCGCCGCGAGCGCTGGATCGCGGGCGCGGCCGCCGTCACGACCGCCCTGCTCTCCACGGACGAGGCGCAGTCCGCCCTCACCGTCGCCGCCGAGCAGGTCCAGGAGCTCGCGGACGCCGCCCTCGGCATGATCCTGCTGCCGACCGGCGACGGGCAGATGCGGGTCGCCCACGCCTCCGGCGAGGCCGCCGAGTTCGTGACCGGCGAGCTGCTGCCCGTCACCAGCTTCGCGTCCCGGCTGATCGCGGGCGAGAGCGTCTACATCGAGGACATGTCCACCGACCCCACCGTGGGGCTCCGACTGGCCCGCAGCTTCGGGGCCTCGATGGCCGTCCCGATGATCGCCACCGGGCGGGTGCTCGGCGGGCTCTGCGTCTGGCGGCGCCGGGGCGCGCCGCCGTTCACGGACGCCGAGAAGCTGCTCGCCGAGACCTTCGCCTCGCAGTCCGCCCTCGCCCTGCGCCTCGCCGAAGGGCAGCGCGACCAACAGCGCCTGGCCGTCTTCCAGGACCGTGACCGGATCGCCCGCGACCTCCACGACCTCGTCATCCAGCGGCTCTTCGCCACCGGGATGATGCTGGAGAGCGCAGCCCGCCGCTCGGTCGTCCCCGAGGTGCAGGCCGGGATCGGCAAGGCCGTCGACGAACTGGACGCCACCATCCAGGAGGTCCGCACCACCATCTACGCCCTCCAGCACGACGACCACGGCGACGAGCCGGACAACCTCCGCACCCGCGTGCTGCGCGAGGGCAGCCAGGCCGCGGCCGCACTCGGCTTCAAGCCGTCCGTCACCTTCATGGGCCCGGTCGAGAGCCTGGTTGGCGAGAAGACGGGCCGCCAACTCCTGGCGGCACTACGCGAGATGCTCTCCAACACGGCCCGCCACGCCCGGGCCTCCCGGGTCGGCGTGGAGGTCGACGCCACCGTTCACCTCGACGCCGACGGCCACCCGGTCTCCGGCGACCCGGAGTCGCTCGACCGGGCCGGCCGGCCCGGCGTCCTGCTCACGGTCACCGACGACGGCGTGGGCATCCCGGACGGCGGCCGCCGCAGCGGCCTGCGCAACCTCACCCGCCGTGCCGAGACCCTCGGCGGCGACGCCTGGCACGAGCCGGGCCCCCACGGCAAGGGCACCCGAGTCCGCTGGTCCGCCCGCCTCTAG
- a CDS encoding LLM class flavin-dependent oxidoreductase, protein MRLSTVILPIHRWGEGQKIWRRAEELGFHAAYTYDHLSWRSFRDEPWFGAIPTLTAAATATERIRLGTLVTSPNFRHPVTLAKELVSVDEISGGRLTVGIGAGGVGFDATAMGQEAWSPKERADRFGEFLPLLDKLLTQDATTEEGRYYSAVEARNIPGCVQRPRVPFYVAATGPRGLRLAAEYGQGWVTYGDPRGPADVPVEQAPAVIEAQLAKLRTACEAQGRDVAELEKVLLQGSTAEKPLASLDAFVDWAGTYRELGITELVIHWPVPDSIFENDFAVFERIATEGLAQLG, encoded by the coding sequence ATGCGTCTGAGTACCGTGATCCTCCCCATCCACCGGTGGGGCGAGGGTCAGAAGATCTGGCGGCGGGCCGAAGAACTCGGGTTCCATGCCGCGTACACCTATGACCACCTGTCGTGGCGGTCGTTCCGGGACGAGCCGTGGTTCGGGGCGATCCCCACGCTGACGGCCGCCGCGACGGCGACCGAGCGGATCCGGCTGGGGACGCTCGTCACCTCGCCCAACTTCAGGCACCCGGTCACGCTGGCCAAGGAGCTGGTCTCGGTCGACGAGATCTCGGGCGGGCGGCTGACGGTCGGGATCGGGGCCGGCGGGGTCGGGTTCGACGCGACGGCGATGGGGCAGGAGGCGTGGTCGCCGAAGGAGCGGGCGGACCGCTTCGGCGAGTTCCTGCCGCTGCTGGACAAGCTGCTGACCCAGGACGCCACCACCGAGGAGGGCCGCTACTACTCGGCCGTCGAGGCGCGGAACATCCCCGGGTGCGTGCAGAGGCCGCGGGTGCCCTTCTACGTCGCCGCCACCGGCCCGCGCGGGCTGAGGCTGGCCGCCGAGTACGGGCAGGGCTGGGTCACGTACGGCGATCCGCGCGGCCCGGCCGACGTGCCGGTGGAGCAGGCTCCCGCCGTGATCGAGGCGCAGCTGGCCAAGCTCAGGACCGCGTGCGAGGCGCAGGGCCGGGACGTGGCCGAGCTGGAGAAGGTGCTCCTGCAGGGCTCGACCGCAGAGAAGCCGCTGGCCTCGCTGGACGCCTTCGTCGACTGGGCGGGGACGTACCGGGAGCTCGGCATCACGGAGCTCGTCATCCACTGGCCCGTTCCGGACTCGATCTTCGAGAACGACTTCGCGGTCTTCGAGCGCATCGCCACCGAGGGCCTGGCCCAGCTGGGTTGA
- a CDS encoding HAD family hydrolase produces MTTTTRRRPRLIATDLDGTLLCTGGTVSERTAAALAAAEAAGIQVVFVTGRPPRWMQQVSPHIGGHGVAICSNGGAIVDVRRGELLETFPLAVADTLTVITTLRAELPGTAFAFEHPRGWAREPGYELRMWGDDEEHAVAPAEELLADGRVDGLFKLLAKHPDLDPDEFLARARRVAGHLAEITRSAPVPLLEISSLGVTKASTLASWCREQGIDRSEVLAFGDMPNDLEMLAWAGSSYAVANAHPEVLAAVAQHTVSNEQDGVAAVVEELLLSTPQGSNS; encoded by the coding sequence GTGACCACCACCACCCGACGCCGCCCCCGCCTGATCGCCACCGACCTCGACGGCACCCTGCTGTGCACCGGCGGCACCGTCTCCGAGCGGACGGCCGCCGCGCTGGCCGCCGCCGAGGCGGCCGGAATCCAGGTGGTGTTCGTGACCGGCCGCCCACCCCGCTGGATGCAGCAGGTCAGCCCGCACATCGGCGGTCACGGGGTGGCGATCTGCTCCAACGGCGGCGCCATCGTCGACGTACGGCGAGGCGAGCTCCTGGAGACCTTCCCGCTGGCCGTCGCGGACACGCTCACCGTGATCACCACGCTGCGCGCCGAGCTGCCGGGCACCGCCTTCGCCTTCGAGCACCCGCGCGGGTGGGCCCGTGAGCCCGGGTACGAGCTGCGGATGTGGGGCGACGACGAGGAGCACGCGGTCGCACCGGCCGAGGAGCTGCTGGCCGACGGTCGGGTGGACGGTCTGTTCAAGCTGCTCGCCAAGCACCCCGACCTCGACCCGGACGAGTTCCTCGCCCGCGCCCGGCGGGTGGCCGGCCATCTCGCCGAGATCACCCGGTCCGCGCCCGTACCGCTGCTGGAGATCAGCTCGCTGGGCGTCACCAAGGCCAGCACGCTGGCCAGTTGGTGTCGGGAGCAGGGCATCGACCGCTCGGAGGTCCTGGCCTTCGGCGACATGCCGAACGACCTGGAGATGCTCGCCTGGGCCGGCTCCTCGTACGCCGTCGCGAACGCCCACCCCGAGGTGCTGGCGGCCGTCGCGCAGCACACCGTCAGCAATGAGCAGGACGGGGTGGCGGCTGTGGTGGAGGAGTTGCTGCTAAGCACCCCGCAGGGCTCGAACAGCTAG
- a CDS encoding tetratricopeptide repeat protein, whose translation MHDPNTTGCGDERLEAEGEVAVARLAADSGDLRHAATHLAFAMATDPQLPEVHEALAELAVRAGGTEAALELFPLERPFIGEVVCRAHLQAAAGQWEEAVGLIAAAIRAEPDRPWAHAAWLTRGDLPELVSPRAAAEAVARAAGGLPEPLPQALREALLPFDAFIRAMVTRHPEQPLLLAMASGLARRLGDTGRAVRLAREAYGITPGHIAAVMLGNALRAAGRSDEALAVWQDELERDPSDAYLHVDVAELYAATGRPAEGLPWLERVLATEPDHPKAAPALLGLRHQIDGGTAQLLALADHLREHPEHEYAAQLLARFSDGRPWLDQVHAAQEASVHALHQMLASPKSGRDHEIHFAASTLEPPSSLLALRHGFPNSEIVYHSPAEPDPRVPLREVGTRIWRYEGFHPHPAVSAPSLAAAELIRETAEVVWPCIPAAYDRAVRLAGLGLDDLVGVLAHPPLPREDEQGRWLLERRPELWVRSVQAFACLGILHHRTDQPWAGSARREVLVDLLFGSEDWVSEAAGFALVTAAWVDPAVREDVGHLVGERLLAGAQAYRSREVTILSSLCSLMLACPWTDEAALGLASELLAAIDRDHAEPDEEGERISTEMVGRARAAGEASRAGKRSSLLGRIFGLRGRRGERGREG comes from the coding sequence ATGCACGATCCGAACACGACCGGCTGCGGGGACGAACGGCTGGAGGCCGAGGGCGAGGTGGCCGTCGCCCGGCTGGCCGCCGACAGCGGGGACCTCCGGCACGCCGCGACCCACCTGGCCTTCGCGATGGCGACCGATCCCCAACTGCCCGAGGTCCACGAGGCGCTGGCCGAACTCGCCGTTCGCGCGGGTGGGACCGAAGCCGCCCTGGAGCTCTTCCCGTTGGAGCGCCCGTTCATCGGCGAGGTCGTCTGCCGGGCGCACCTGCAGGCCGCCGCCGGGCAGTGGGAGGAGGCCGTAGGGCTGATCGCGGCCGCGATCAGGGCGGAACCCGACCGCCCGTGGGCGCACGCGGCCTGGCTCACCCGGGGCGACCTGCCCGAGCTGGTCTCCCCGCGGGCCGCCGCCGAGGCCGTCGCCCGCGCGGCCGGCGGCCTGCCCGAGCCGCTGCCGCAAGCGCTGCGCGAGGCGCTGCTGCCCTTCGACGCCTTCATCCGGGCCATGGTCACCCGGCACCCGGAACAGCCGCTGCTGCTGGCCATGGCCTCCGGGCTCGCCCGGCGGCTCGGCGACACCGGCCGGGCCGTCCGGCTGGCCCGGGAGGCGTACGGGATCACGCCCGGGCACATCGCCGCCGTGATGCTCGGCAACGCCCTGCGTGCCGCCGGGCGCAGCGACGAGGCCCTGGCCGTGTGGCAGGACGAGCTGGAACGCGACCCGTCCGACGCCTATCTGCACGTCGACGTCGCCGAGTTGTACGCGGCCACCGGCCGCCCCGCCGAGGGGCTGCCCTGGCTGGAGCGGGTCCTGGCCACCGAGCCGGACCATCCGAAGGCCGCGCCCGCGCTGCTGGGGCTCCGCCACCAGATCGACGGCGGAACGGCCCAGCTGCTCGCCCTGGCGGACCACCTGCGCGAGCACCCCGAGCACGAGTACGCCGCCCAGCTGCTGGCCAGGTTCAGCGACGGCCGGCCCTGGCTCGACCAGGTCCACGCCGCGCAGGAGGCGTCGGTGCACGCGCTGCACCAGATGCTGGCGAGCCCGAAGTCCGGCCGGGACCACGAGATCCACTTCGCCGCCTCGACGCTGGAACCGCCGAGCTCGCTGCTCGCCCTCCGCCACGGCTTCCCCAACTCCGAGATCGTCTACCACAGCCCCGCCGAGCCGGACCCGCGCGTGCCGCTGCGCGAGGTCGGCACCCGGATCTGGCGTTACGAGGGCTTCCACCCCCACCCGGCCGTGTCGGCGCCCTCGCTGGCGGCTGCGGAGCTCATCCGGGAGACGGCCGAGGTGGTCTGGCCGTGCATCCCGGCCGCGTACGACCGTGCCGTCCGGCTGGCGGGTCTGGGCCTCGACGACCTGGTGGGAGTACTGGCCCACCCGCCGCTGCCGCGCGAGGACGAACAGGGGCGATGGCTGCTGGAGCGGCGACCCGAGCTGTGGGTCCGGAGCGTCCAGGCCTTCGCCTGCCTCGGCATCCTGCACCACCGCACCGACCAGCCGTGGGCCGGCTCCGCGCGGCGCGAGGTGCTGGTCGACCTGCTGTTCGGCTCCGAGGACTGGGTCTCCGAGGCGGCCGGGTTCGCGCTGGTCACGGCGGCCTGGGTCGATCCGGCGGTCCGCGAGGACGTCGGGCACCTGGTGGGCGAGCGGCTGCTGGCGGGCGCGCAGGCGTACCGGTCCCGCGAGGTCACCATCCTGAGCTCGCTCTGCTCGCTGATGCTGGCCTGCCCGTGGACGGACGAGGCGGCTCTCGGACTGGCCTCGGAGCTGCTCGCGGCGATCGACCGGGACCACGCCGAGCCCGACGAGGAGGGCGAGCGGATCAGCACGGAGATGGTCGGGCGGGCGCGGGCCGCCGGCGAGGCTTCGCGGGCGGGGAAGCGCTCCTCGCTGCTGGGGCGGATCTTCGGCCTGCGGGGTCGGCGGGGTGAGAGAGGCCGGGAGGGCTGA